The genomic region AAACCTTTAGACGTTCTTCCTGTCCAAGCTTAAATAGATAGTTTACATAGGCAAGTGTAAAATGAATCATTCGCGTAAGATGCTTATCACGTGCCCACGCAGCAAGCCAATCGAAGTCAATATTATCTTGCGCCATAAATAGACCCATATCGACGAGCGAAAGTATAACATAAAGATCGTGATGAATGAAGGCGTGTAATATTAAACCAAGGAATTCGTTATCATCGGAAAGGCCAAACAAGTCCCCTTCAGACGTTTCGATTTTCTTTCTCGATTCAAGCAAATTATCCGTATCTAACTTGAAGCGATAACGTTTTGCGGTTAGGAAGGACCAATGAATTTCGAACTTTATATCGTCAATACGATACAAATTCTGTGTTCGACATCGCCTGTAAGGCTCAAGTCCGCTGGTTTTTAAAATTTTTAATGATCTTTCAATATCGGCAGGTCGAATCAAAATGTCAACATCACGCATAGGGCGCATGTCAGGACTATAATAAATAGTATTGGCCAGTACCATTCCCCGCATGCTTAACGATGGAATATCGGCTTCTTCCAGTATCGAAAATATCCGGGTGGCTGCTCTAAGCGCTTTAACCTGAGTAAACAATATGCGCATCTTCAGTTTCTGCCAGTTTGCTATTATGTCGGCAGGAACATCTTTCTGATAAAACACATAATCAAATATTGAAACAAGATTCTGATTTATGGCATAATTGTTTATCCTTTTCCAGTTGACTTTTTCATTAACTTTTATTTTTTTTGGATCACCTTTAATGAAAGATTTCAAAATATTTCGAATAAGCTGGATTTCAACATCATGCCTCTGGTCCCGGTGTTCCATAAGCTGTCTTTTTTTTGGTCTATAATACATTGTAATACGACCCCGCTTAAAAATGAATACCTTTGGAATCTGAAAGAATTTTATCATTATTTGAAGGAATAAAATTTTGAAAATTATATTAATACAGCTCATTTTATTTGGGCAACAAATTTTTAAAATATTCTATTTCCAATTGCCTTTGACAAACTGCCATGTTTTAAAATATGATCTGTTTATAAACCACCTATTGTCTCTGCAAACATTAATATAATTGGAGATTGCAAAGATTGAAAAAATTGCTAACCATTATTTCAGTGATACTGTTTTTGATTTTTTCTTTTTTAATAAGTTTTTTTTTGGACCTTTCACAATATGCAAAAAAAACGTCAGGTCCTTCCTCTTTCAAAAAGGTGGTGATTATCCAGCCTGGGCATGGACTTAATGCTGCTGCTGATAAATTATTTAAAGCCGGTATTATCAAGAATCGACTGAAGTTCAAATTATTTGCCATCATTAAAGGATATGACAAAAACATACAAGCAGGAGAATATCTTCTTGCAGAATCCATGCCTCCTGCCATGATTCTGGAAATTCTGGTGAATGGAAAAGTAAATCTGCATAAAATAACGGTTGTTGAAGGTTATAATCTGCAGCAGATTGCAGATATTGTCGCCAAAGCGGGATTTGCCTCCCGAATCGATTTTTATACAGCCGCAACGAACGCCTCGTTTGCAGCTGAAAAAGGTATAGATGCCGACACGTTCGAAGGTTACCTTTTTCCTGAAACCTATTATTTCCCAAAAGTGATTACCCCAAAAAAAATGATTTCCACCATGGTTGACCGGTTTAGGTCGGTATTCAACGCTAAATGGAAAAAGCGGGCTGAAGACATCGGATTTTCGATTCATCAGGTGGTCACCCTGGCCTCCATTATTGAAAAAGAGACCGGAGCGCCTTTTGAGAGGCCCTTAATATCTTCTGTATTCCATAATCGTTTGAAAAAAGGAATGCGCCTTGAAGCCGATCCCACCGTCATTTACGGTTTAAAGAATTTTAACGGTAACCTGACCAGAAAACACCTGACCACATGGTCGCCCTATAATACTTACAAAATAAAAGGGCTTCCCATAGGACCGATTGCCTGCCCCGGAGCCAGCTCCATAGAGGCCGCGCTTTATCCTGCCGATACCGGTTTTATCTTTTTTGTCTCAAAAAGGGATACCACTCATAAGTTTACCACCAATCTCAAAGATCACAACAGGGCCATAAGGAAATATCAACTGCGAAGGTAATCGCTAACAGATTATTCTTGACTATTTATCTGATTTTATGGTATTTTTTAATAAAATGCCAAACGATTTTTAAGGAGAATACTGCGATGGGAACAGACAACCTAATATTTTTAGAAAATATTGAATGGTTTGACGACACCGGCAAAGAGCTTGTTCACCGCATACCTGAAAAAGGCTCAGGGGAAATAAAGTACGGCGCCCAGCTGACAGTCAGGGATAGTCAGGCCGGAATCTTCTTCTACAAAGGAAAAGCCGTGGAAGCTTTTGGACCGGGCAGACATACCTTGGAAACCCTCAATATTCCCATCTTAACCAAAATCGCCAGCATTCCCTGGGGAATGAGCAGCCCCTTAAGGGCCGAAGTATATTTTGTAAATATGAAGGTATTTACCAACCTCAAATGGGGCACCAGAGACCCGGTGGCATTCAAGGACTCCGAGCTCGGTCTGATTCGTCTGAGGGCCTTTGGTGTGTTTAACCTTCAGGTTGTCCAGCCGGTCCTGTTTATTAACCGGCTGGTGGGAACCCAGGGCATGTACACCACCGAAGAAATTGAAGAATATTTAAATCGTGTCATTGTCTCCCGATTCAATGATTTCATGGGGGAAACCATTGACTCCATCCTTAATCTTCCTGAGAAATATGACCAGCTGTCTGATGCGCTTGCCAAACGACTGAAGAAGGACTTCAGTCATTTCGGTCTCGGTCTGACGCATATATATATGAACGCCATTACTCCCCCTCCCGAAGTACAGCAGGCCATTGACGACCGCAGCCGCATGGGTGTTTTTAAAGACATGAATAAACTCATGCAGATGAAAGCAGCCATGGCCATGGAAAAAGCCTCGACAGCCGATGGCGCATCAGGCAGTGGTATGGGCATGGGCATGGGTTTGATGATGCCGGCCATGTTTGCCCAGTACTTTGCATCGGCTAAACCTGCCGATAAACAAGCAGGAAACAGCAAGGTATTTACCTGCCCGGAATGTAAAAAGCCAATTCCGACAGATTCAAAGTTCTGCCCCTCTTGCGGGCATCAGCAGCTTGTTTTCACCCGGTGTGCAAATTGCGGAAAAAATTTGACCCCCAATGCCAAATTCTGTTCACGTTGCGGTCATCCAGTAGAAGAGAGCGCTGTATCAAAATCTTGTAAACAATGCGGTGCCGAGAATCTTCCTGAATCGACTTACTGCGTCGAGTGCGGTGAAAAGCTCTAATTTTCTCATAGACTACCAGTGCCCCCAGTGCGGGGCTCCGGCTGTTCTTGATGAGACAGACCGCCTTTTTTTCTGCGACTACTGCCGGGTAAAATCTTACCTGATCACCAAAGATTATTTTCGCTACACATTGCCCAGCAAAGCCCCGGAAAATAAAAAGCTCATCTATTTCCCTTACTGGCGTTTTAAAGGGATGCTTTTTTCCTGTGTTTCAGACGGTGTCCGGGAAAATTTTATAGATGTCAGCCACCAGGCGGTCCATTCTCCCTTGTTCCCCATCTCCGTTGGATTTCGCAGCCAGGCGCTGAAGCTGAAGTTCGTCACGCCTGATACTGAAGGCACCTTTCTTGAACCTGATCAGCCATTTAAAAAAGCCATAAATGTATTTGAGCAGCGATTTCAAGGATCTCTGCCGAAACCTTTGTTTCATCAGGCACATATCGGTGAAAGTCTCAGCCTGATATATTCTCCCTTTTATGTAAACAGCAGGGTGTACGATGCCGTATTAAATGAACCGATTTCCTCTGCATTACCCGATGATTTTGATGTATCGCGTTTTTCCATTCAACACCCGGTCTGGAAAATGGGCTTCCTTCCCACCCTGTGTCCTGACTGCGGATGGGATATGGAGGGTCGACGGGATTCGGTGGTACTCATTTGCAGAAACTGTAATTCGTTATGGCAGCCGGATGAAACGGGGTTTAAAAAATTTAAATTCGCACATATTCCGCAACAACAAAAAGATACGATCTATCTTCCCTTCTGGCGTATCAGGGCGGATGTAACTGGAATAAAACTGAAATCGTACCAAGATATGGTAAAAATGGCCAACCTTACCAAATTTGTCAAACAAAACCATGATAAGAAATTCAGCTTCTGGTCCCCGGCATTCAAGGTTCGGCCCCAGACTTTCCTGCCCCTTGCTCAGAAAATGACACTCTTCCAGCCCCAGGAAGAGCTGATAGACCAACTGCCCCACTCCGAGCTTTACCCTGTGACCCTGCCGCTTGCAGAGGCGCTGGAAACCCTGAAAATAAACCTGGCCGGTTTTATAAAACCGAGAAGAAAGCTGCTGCCCAAGCTGTCTGAGATTAAAATACGTCCAAGAAGTTTTCTGCTGGTTTATGTTCCATTTATAGAAAAAACCCATGAACTCATCGGGCTTGCAGCTAATTTTGCCATCAGCAAAAACCAGTTAAAAATGGCCGGTAACCTGTAATCACTAACTTCCCAAGGTTTTAGGCTGAAGGCTGAAGCATTTCAATCATCTCACAATATTGAATCAACTCACTTCTGCCTCTTTGTCTTCTACCTTTGTGCCTTTCACTTCAGCCTTGTTTCTCTTCGACCCAATCCTCGCCCCATTCTTCCACAGCCACTGATTCTTTGGCCAGGACATCCAGTTTAACAGCCTGTACCTTGCGGTAGACATCCTGGAAGTTTCTGCTCTCTTGGTTCACCGTTAACAGATCGTTTTCGATTGAGATACCGAAAAGCCTTTCATTCTCTTTCAAATAGGGAAGAATCAGGTCCCAGTCCGCCTGGGTTAAATCGACATACTCACCCCCGTTTAACTGCTCATCCACCAGTTTTCGGTGGGGATCTCGCAAATAAATAGCGCCGCCTGTGGCCAGCGAAAATAGATTGGAGCCCGGATACGGGGTCGGCTGGTCGATGATACGACCCTCTTGATCAAAATCGATTCCGTTTACAATAACAAAGCCGCCGCCATTTAGCGCATCACCGGCCATAAAAGATTCCGCAAGGTAATCCAGGCAGGTGCCATTGATTACCACGCGTGGATGACCGACGGCATTGATAAGCGGACGCCCGGCAGCATTTCCCATCACATATACTTCTCCTCCTTTTGCCCCATACATGAATGTCTGGCCCACATCTCCGTAAATCACCAGTTTCCCTCGTTTCATGATCTGGCCCAGCTGATCCTGTGCGTTGCCGTGAACATGGATTTCCAGCCCGTCAATGCCGGATGCCAGGTAGTCGCCGGAGCTGTCATATACATCTATTCTTACACCGTCGGATTCATTTGCCAGACCACACCCGCAAAACCGTTGCCCCTTGTATCCATAGCAGATAAACTGTCTCCACCCCGCTTGATATGCAGCAACAATAAGCCGTGAATCGCAATCTTCCCCTTCCGGCGGAAAATCTCTGGCATTTATAACCAGTATTTTTTCCCTGTCCTGTGGGGCACGCAACGTGTCTCTGTTTCCCCAGTATAGGTGTCGATAGCGACTCGAACTGTTTTGGTTTAAATCGGGTATGGAACCAAAAATCGCTGTTAAGCTGTCTTTTATAATATGCAGTATGGAACTGCGCTTCTTATTTCCGGCGGGAAAACGGCGGTCATTTAAATATGTCAACACCTCGATGGCTTTTGTCCTGGCTGTGTCACTGTTCTCCGACTGTTGAATAAGTTCCCGGCAAAAATGGTTGAAAGAGGCAAAATCCCAGTTCTGCATATTTTCGATGCAATAGCTCTGCAAAGATGAAATGGCGGCATTTCCTATTTTTTCTGTTATCAACATGGAGATTTCCGCGCCGTCCGGTGCAACCGTTAACTCATCATCCGGCCTGTAATGGTGTTGATCCGGCACTGTGTTTATAACTTCACCAAACTTGTTGGTACAGACAAGCTGTTTTGTGCCATCTCCTTTTTCCGAATCTTTTAGGGTGAAGAGGAAGGAACCACCGTCTGACGCGCTTCCACCACGGGCGTTCCAGTATTTATCGGCCACCGGGCAAAAACGGCTGTCTTCTTCAGCCAGGCTTTTTAAGGTGGCATCCACTGCCTGTTTTTCCGAGCATATCAGGCCGATCTGCACTTCGCCTTCCTGCAAGGCAAAAACCTGTGGTCTTAGCATAGATGTATCGGTTATGCCGATGAGCTGAAATATTTTTTCATACGGATTATTCCGGGCAATGATAAAGAACCATGGTCCGTCCGGAGACGCATGGATGTGAGCCGACTGTATATAACGATAAATTTGTTTTTTATCAGCCGGCAGACGATCAAAGTCATATTCAGTCGTCGGAGCCAAAGCTTCGATAATATATTCTGTGGGGTAACCAAAAACCCGGCTAAACAGGTCTATTGCCAGTACGGAGACTTCGGTATCGGTGAGAAACTGTGGTAAAATATTATACTGTTGCAGGTATTCGCACACCGCATGGTAATTGGCAAAATCTCCGTTGTGGACCAGAGCTTCATTCAGGCCCGTAAATGGGTGAGCGCCGCCGGGATGCCACACG from Thermodesulfobacteriota bacterium harbors:
- a CDS encoding nucleotidyltransferase family protein; its protein translation is MEHRDQRHDVEIQLIRNILKSFIKGDPKKIKVNEKVNWKRINNYAINQNLVSIFDYVFYQKDVPADIIANWQKLKMRILFTQVKALRAATRIFSILEEADIPSLSMRGMVLANTIYYSPDMRPMRDVDILIRPADIERSLKILKTSGLEPYRRCRTQNLYRIDDIKFEIHWSFLTAKRYRFKLDTDNLLESRKKIETSEGDLFGLSDDNEFLGLILHAFIHHDLYVILSLVDMGLFMAQDNIDFDWLAAWARDKHLTRMIHFTLAYVNYLFKLGQEERLKVFKNTFPRDINLMYKAYAANVFEMSNIFTYLRRNKNLLYIAEEPTVKFKQLLRFFTLSEFYEMQNHLRWRSAGV
- the mltG gene encoding endolytic transglycosylase MltG → MKKLLTIISVILFLIFSFLISFFLDLSQYAKKTSGPSSFKKVVIIQPGHGLNAAADKLFKAGIIKNRLKFKLFAIIKGYDKNIQAGEYLLAESMPPAMILEILVNGKVNLHKITVVEGYNLQQIADIVAKAGFASRIDFYTAATNASFAAEKGIDADTFEGYLFPETYYFPKVITPKKMISTMVDRFRSVFNAKWKKRAEDIGFSIHQVVTLASIIEKETGAPFERPLISSVFHNRLKKGMRLEADPTVIYGLKNFNGNLTRKHLTTWSPYNTYKIKGLPIGPIACPGASSIEAALYPADTGFIFFVSKRDTTHKFTTNLKDHNRAIRKYQLRR
- a CDS encoding SPFH domain-containing protein, translating into MGTDNLIFLENIEWFDDTGKELVHRIPEKGSGEIKYGAQLTVRDSQAGIFFYKGKAVEAFGPGRHTLETLNIPILTKIASIPWGMSSPLRAEVYFVNMKVFTNLKWGTRDPVAFKDSELGLIRLRAFGVFNLQVVQPVLFINRLVGTQGMYTTEEIEEYLNRVIVSRFNDFMGETIDSILNLPEKYDQLSDALAKRLKKDFSHFGLGLTHIYMNAITPPPEVQQAIDDRSRMGVFKDMNKLMQMKAAMAMEKASTADGASGSGMGMGMGLMMPAMFAQYFASAKPADKQAGNSKVFTCPECKKPIPTDSKFCPSCGHQQLVFTRCANCGKNLTPNAKFCSRCGHPVEESAVSKSCKQCGAENLPESTYCVECGEKL
- a CDS encoding glutamate synthase, producing the protein MNFDHNHIIDRLVSSRGKIPHKNFPGEKPAEEGGCGVTGFISSIPVRGRHIYEPSVQMHNRGNGKGGGIAAVGLCAEDLKVTQEVLDTHYMLQIAFLNPESISQVDAANIEPFMEVHQAQKIPTIDDYREIEGLEVKPPDVWRYFVRVKKDVLDRFIEQNQLQNLAAGKAEDEFIYQNSMRLNHQFYASQGEQHAFVLSHGRNLMILKIVGYAEKVVQYYLLDDFKAHGWIAHQRYPTKGRVWHPGGAHPFTGLNEALVHNGDFANYHAVCEYLQQYNILPQFLTDTEVSVLAIDLFSRVFGYPTEYIIEALAPTTEYDFDRLPADKKQIYRYIQSAHIHASPDGPWFFIIARNNPYEKIFQLIGITDTSMLRPQVFALQEGEVQIGLICSEKQAVDATLKSLAEEDSRFCPVADKYWNARGGSASDGGSFLFTLKDSEKGDGTKQLVCTNKFGEVINTVPDQHHYRPDDELTVAPDGAEISMLITEKIGNAAISSLQSYCIENMQNWDFASFNHFCRELIQQSENSDTARTKAIEVLTYLNDRRFPAGNKKRSSILHIIKDSLTAIFGSIPDLNQNSSSRYRHLYWGNRDTLRAPQDREKILVINARDFPPEGEDCDSRLIVAAYQAGWRQFICYGYKGQRFCGCGLANESDGVRIDVYDSSGDYLASGIDGLEIHVHGNAQDQLGQIMKRGKLVIYGDVGQTFMYGAKGGEVYVMGNAAGRPLINAVGHPRVVINGTCLDYLAESFMAGDALNGGGFVIVNGIDFDQEGRIIDQPTPYPGSNLFSLATGGAIYLRDPHRKLVDEQLNGGEYVDLTQADWDLILPYLKENERLFGISIENDLLTVNQESRNFQDVYRKVQAVKLDVLAKESVAVEEWGEDWVEEKQG